The genomic interval CGACTTCGGCAAGCCGAGCGCGAGCACCTTCGACTTCACCCCGCCGAAGGGCGCCAAGGTCACCGAGGACAAGGACCTGGAGGGCCGCGCCGCGCACCAGGCCGAGGGGATGCCCGACCTCTCCGGCCTCTCGGGTCTCTCCCAGGCGCCCGGCCTCGACATCCTCGGCAAGGACTGGGCGTCCATCGCGCACTTCTCCGTGCCCAAGGACCTCAAGCCGGCCGACAAGCCCGCGGGCAAGGCGGGCAGCGCGGGCAAGAGCGCCCCGGCCGGTGGCCTGTTCGAGAAGTTCGGCAGCAAGGTCTCGGGCTCCTTCGGCTCGGGCCAGGTCTTCTCCACCCGCCTCGTCAACGCCCTGATCACGGACGACGGCGAGGTGTACGTGGGCGCGGTCACCAAGGACGCGCTGATCGCCGCGGCCAAGTAGACGGACTCCCGCCCGCCCCCGCCGCCCGGTGGCCCCGCTGCCGGGCGGCGGAAGGCGTCGTACGGCCGGAAGACGGAAGGGGACCCCGGTGGAGGAGCTGCCCGCGCGGAGCGAGGGACCGGCGAGCGCGCCGGGGGAAGGGCCCGCCGCGGCCCCGGCCCCGGCCGGCCGGGTGCCGCCGGGCGGCGCCGCGCTGGAGGCCCGCGGGCTCACCAAGCGCTACCGGGGCGGGCAGCTCGCCGTCGACCGGCTGGACCTGAGGGTGCCGCGTGGCAGCGTCTTCGGCTTCCTCGGCCCCAACGGCTCGGGGAAGACCACCACCATCCGGATGGCCATGGGCCTGATCGAACCGACCTCGGGCACCGTCGAGGTGCTCGGTGAGCCCATGCCGCGCGCGGCCCGCCGGGTGCTGCCCAGGGTGGGCGCGCTCATCGAGGGGCCCGCGCTCTACGGCTTCCTCTCCGGCCGCGACAACCTCGTGCGCTTCGACGCCGCCGACCCCACCGCCGATCCCCGCACCCGCGCGGCCCGGGTCGGCGCGGCCCTGGACCGGGTCGGCCTCGTCGCCGCGGCCGGCAAGAAGGCCCGCGCGTACTCCCTCGGCATGAAGCAGCGGCTCGGCCTGGCCGCCGCCCTGCTCCGGCCGCGCGAGCTGCTCGTCCTGGACGAGCCGACCAACGGCCTCGACCCGCAGGGCATGCGCGAGATCCGCACCCTGGTGCGCGAGCTCGCGGCCGACGGCACCACCGTCTTCCTCTCCTCGCACCTCCTCGACGAGATCGAGCAGGTGTGCACCCACGCCGCCGTCATGGCCCAGGGGCGGCTGCTCACCCAGGGCACGGTCGCCGAGCTGGCCGGGCGGGCCGCCTCGGCCCGCGGTCGGCTGGCCGTCACCACCCCCGACACCGCGGACGCCGTCCGGATCCTCAAGGAGCACGGAGTGACCGACCTCGTGGCCGCCTTCGACCGCGTCACCGGCGAACTGCCCGCCCAGGGCGCCCCCGACCTCGCCGACCTCAATGCCGCGCTGGTGGGCGCCGGGGTCCGGGTGCGGGCCTTCGGGCAGGAGCGGGCCTCGCTGGAGGACGCGTTCGTCGCCCTGACGGGGGAGGGCTTCGATGTCGCGGGCTGAGCGGAGTCCCGATCGTACGGAGCGCCCGGCCGGGCCGCTCCCCGGTGCCGCCCCGGCGGTCGGCCGGGGCGCGCATCCGCTCCGGCAGCTGTCCCTGTTCCGCAGCGAGATCGGCACCGTGTTCCGGCGCTGGCGGACGCTCGCCCTGCTCGGCGTGCTCGCGGCCGTGCCCGTCCTCGTCGGCATCGCCGTGAAGGTCGAGACCGGCGACGGCGGCACGGTCGGCCAGGGCGGCGGGGGCCCGGCGTTCCTCAGCCAGGTCACCAACAACGGCCTCTTCCTGGTCTTCACCTCCCTCGCCGCGACCCTGCCCTTCTTCCTGCCGATGGCCGTCGGGGTGGTCGCGGGCGACTCGCTGGCCGGGGAGGCGGCCTCCGGCACCCTGCGCTACCTCCTGGTCGCGCCCGCCGGCCGTA from Streptomyces albireticuli carries:
- a CDS encoding ATP-binding cassette domain-containing protein; its protein translation is MEELPARSEGPASAPGEGPAAAPAPAGRVPPGGAALEARGLTKRYRGGQLAVDRLDLRVPRGSVFGFLGPNGSGKTTTIRMAMGLIEPTSGTVEVLGEPMPRAARRVLPRVGALIEGPALYGFLSGRDNLVRFDAADPTADPRTRAARVGAALDRVGLVAAAGKKARAYSLGMKQRLGLAAALLRPRELLVLDEPTNGLDPQGMREIRTLVRELAADGTTVFLSSHLLDEIEQVCTHAAVMAQGRLLTQGTVAELAGRAASARGRLAVTTPDTADAVRILKEHGVTDLVAAFDRVTGELPAQGAPDLADLNAALVGAGVRVRAFGQERASLEDAFVALTGEGFDVAG